A segment of the Methylomonas paludis genome:
GCAACCACTTGCCGGTATGGCGGTGGATGGGATTACGGGCCATATACAGCCCGGTCATCACCGCACCAATGGCCGGAGCAGCGCGGAGTATGCCCAGTCCTTCCGGGCCGTAATGATAGACATCATGAATGAAAGCCGGCAGCAAAGACACGGCACCGCCAAACAGTACTGCAAACATGTCCAGAGATTGCGCGCCCAGGATGATTTGATTGCTGAATACAAACCGGAAACCCTGGCCGATACTGGTGGCGATGGATTCGCTGATCTCGGATTTGGGGATTTTAACGCGTATACTTAGCAATGCAGTGGCCGAACCTAAACATAAGCCAGCCGCCACACCATAGGCCGAGATTTTACCGGCCCAAGCAACCAGTATCCCGCCCAAGGCCGGCCCTACCACCAAGCCAAACTGAAATACTGAAGTGGCAAATCCCGCTGCTCTTGCATACCGGTCACGGGCTACCACTAAAGCAAACATGGCGCTGAAGGTGGGGCCAAAAAATGCTCTGGCCAGACCAGTCAAGCCAATAGAGCCATATATCCACCATAAAATATTATCGCCTAGCCAGCCTGCCGAGATGGCGGCCAGGGTCAGCGCATTACCAAACAGCAGCAGACAGGCCACTACGCCAAACAATCGGCGGGAATAATGATCTATCGCATACCCGGCAAACAAAGCTGAACAGAAATAAGCAATCGCCTCGGTCAAACCGATCAGACCCAGGGCCAGTGTGTCATGAGTCAGTTCGTAGATGTGCCAGCCAACTACCGTAGCGATGATCTGGTAGGCCAATACTATCAGGATACGAAACGATAATAGCTTATAAAAGTTGCCATTCGAGTGGCCGGATATTTGCATATTTAAAGGTTAAATAAAACGGCACGAAGCAGGAAAGCAACTGTCGTGCAAATCAATTGCAGTGTTAGCGCCAACCTATCCGAGCATCAATGCTTTTTCTGAATAGGCAGTACATCAACCGTGGCTTTTTTCCCGGTGGCTGGAGCACTGTTGGGTGCATTACTTGGCGTTTTATTCAGGGCGCTATCAATGTCGTCGGAACTGAGCGGATCGTCGCTGGTTTCTTCTTTACCGTCTTCGATCAAATACTGGCGATGCTGCAAATAAGAATTTTTGATAAATTCATAGCGGTTGCCGTTGCTGCCTTCCTCCATCACTTTTTCGGCAGGAATCAGGTCGGCGCGCTTGCCGGTGGCATTGACCACACCCGCCCCTGTGGAAACCATAGACCCGGTAAAGCCGCCAAAAATAGAAAAATAGGTGAGTGGATTCATAAACGCATCGCCGATTAAACCGATGGTATCACGTGGATTACTAGGACCCAGTACTGGCAATACCATGTACGGCCCGGATGGAACACCCCAGACGCCTAAACTTTGGCCAAAATCTTCGTTGTGTTTGGGCAAGTCTAAAGAACTAGCCACATCAAACAGGCCAGCCACACCCACT
Coding sequences within it:
- a CDS encoding MFS transporter, whose product is MQISGHSNGNFYKLLSFRILIVLAYQIIATVVGWHIYELTHDTLALGLIGLTEAIAYFCSALFAGYAIDHYSRRLFGVVACLLLFGNALTLAAISAGWLGDNILWWIYGSIGLTGLARAFFGPTFSAMFALVVARDRYARAAGFATSVFQFGLVVGPALGGILVAWAGKISAYGVAAGLCLGSATALLSIRVKIPKSEISESIATSIGQGFRFVFSNQIILGAQSLDMFAVLFGGAVSLLPAFIHDVYHYGPEGLGILRAAPAIGAVMTGLYMARNPIHRHTGKWLLAAVAGFGISMICFALSVNFWLAGLLLILSGVFDGVSVVLRSTILQLATPDAMRGRVSAISGIFIGSSNELGAFESGIAARLMGLVPSVIFGGTMTLIVVGATAKLAPKLRRLELGQLQ
- a CDS encoding MlaA family lipoprotein encodes the protein MTKSGMVRQKTCFTPALYAANLSAFLLLSACSSQPVKQTKNSDPWESWNKSTQSVNDSLDKHIFKPVAEAYVNVTNATIDTGVRNFFSNINDIDVSINDFLQLKFLHGGMDVSRFIINSTVGVAGLFDVASSLDLPKHNEDFGQSLGVWGVPSGPYMVLPVLGPSNPRDTIGLIGDAFMNPLTYFSIFGGFTGSMVSTGAGVVNATGKRADLIPAEKVMEEGSNGNRYEFIKNSYLQHRQYLIEDGKEETSDDPLSSDDIDSALNKTPSNAPNSAPATGKKATVDVLPIQKKH